Proteins found in one Micropterus dolomieu isolate WLL.071019.BEF.003 ecotype Adirondacks linkage group LG10, ASM2129224v1, whole genome shotgun sequence genomic segment:
- the LOC123978292 gene encoding poly(A) polymerase type 3-like isoform X4: MNRCEYTSIATHFRLTRLFVLLTCLRSLIRFLRVKGRHSEMEGVPSKYPRSLCVATHPIQSQTSPFPDIPKWYGITGPISQDLPEEADLIQTRKVIDTLESYGVFEDNLELNHREKVVKRLETLYKEWLKEMSKRMNLPETMTENVGGKIFPFGSYRLGVHSKGAEIDALCVGPRFLERKDFFTSFFEKLKAHVEVKDIQAIEEAFVPVIKLSFYGIEIDLVFARLELKSIPENLDLLNDILLKDIDKRCIRSLNGYRVTEEILSLVPNIFNFRLALRAIKLWAKRRNIYSSILGFLGGVSWAILVARVCQAYPNATVSTLVNKFFKVFSMWAWPVPILLKRVEDRYFNLPIWDPTVNQRDRCHLMAIITPAYPQQNTTFNMSTSTLAIITEEIQQGHVITEEIQQKKADWSKLFETPDFFGKYKYYVLLQATSATEEQHNKWVSLVESKIRFLVGTLERNVHISLAHANLQSFPGSRKVNDKGGMSTMWLIGLNMEESKNMKINLTSDLLSFTNTIYSQAASSEMYEKEMTISATHVKRENLSWRMPNGECKRVFSPKPEATLSRQMSATLPPGQSATKRKDWPHSEMPARKIKADKKSMSVEASVPSKPALPSMTPQAKKRPCSPHSDSSPQKFKAYEELTPGTQATCSSTGAPLKSAHCRTVRLASRPHQADCRCETRHQISTYQTSSHTVFILRFMEGPLYSRRYRAGIWSLSFHHKRAMKPFCWPLLQP; this comes from the exons ATGAATCGGTGCGAATACACATCGATCGCGACGCACTTCAGGCTCACGCGTCTTTTTGTCCTGCTCACGTGCCTTCGTTCTCTGATTCGATTCTTAAGAGTGAAAGGACGACACAGTGAAATGGAAGGCGTTCCTTCCAAATATCCAAGGAGCCTGTGTGTTGCCACACA TCCAATTCAGAGCCAAACTTCACCATTCCCAGACATCCCCAAGTGGTATGGGATCACTGGTCCTATCAGCCAGGATCTGCCCGAAGAGGCTGACTTGATCCAGACCAGAAAAGTGATTGACACTCTGGAGTCATATGGTGTATTTGAGGACAACTTGGAGCTGAATCACAG AGAGAAGGTTGTCAAACGACTGGAGACACTTTATAAGGAGTGGCTCAAAGAAATGTCTAAAAGAATG aactTACCTGAAACGATGACAGAAAACGTCGGCGGTAAGATCTTCCCATTTGGCTCCTATCGTCTGGGAGTTCACTCAAAAG GTGCTGAAATTGATGCCCTCTGTGTCGGACCCAGATTTCTTGAGAGAAAAGACTTCTTCACATCCTTCTTTGAGAAGCTGAAGGCTCATGTGGAGGTCAAAGACATACAG GCCATTGAAGAGGCGTTTGTCCCTGTCATCAAACTGTCCTTTTATGGGATTGAG ATTGACTTAGTCTTTGCCCGGTTGGAGCTGAAGAGCATTCCTGAGAATCTGGACCTTCTTAATGACATCTTGTTGAAGGACATAGATAAACGCTGCATCAGGAGTCTCAATG GCTACAGAGTTACAGAGGAGATCCTCAGTCTTGtgccaaatatttttaatttcaggcTCGCTTTGAGAGCCATCAAGCTGTGGGCCAAAC GCCGTAATATTTACTCCAGCATTCTGGGCTTCTTGGGCGGTGTATCGTGGGCCATACTGGTAGCCAGAGTTTGTCAGGCGTACCCAAATGCCACAGTGTCCACGCTGGTGAACAAATTCTTCAAGGTCTTCTCAATGTG GGCATGGCCAGTCCCAATTCTCTTGAAGAGAGTAGAGGACCGCTACTTCAACCTTCCTATTTGGGATCCCACG GTTAATCAAAGAGACCGCTGCCACCTAATGGCCATTATCACCCCAGCATACCCACAGCAGAACACCACATTCAACATGTCTACCTCCACCTTAGCCATCATAACGGAAGAGATCCAACAGG GCCATGTCATCACTGAAGAAATACAGCAGAAAAAAGCAGACTGGTCCAAACTATTTGAAACACCAGACTTTTTTGGAAAGTACAA GTATTATGTTCTGCTGCAAGCAACTTCAGCTACAGAGGAGCAGCATAATAAATG GGTTAGCCTGGTGGAGTCTAAAATCAGATTTCTGGTTGGAACTCTGGAGAGAAATGTGCACATTTCTCTGGCCCATGCTAATCTGCAGTCCTTCCCTGGATCCAGGAAGGTCAATGACAA AGGGGGAATGAGCACAATGTGGCTGATTGGGCTTAATATGGAGGAGtctaaaaacatgaaaataaacctGACCTCCGACCTCCTATCCTTCACTAACACTA TCTACAGCCAGGCAGCGAGCTCTGAGATGTATGAAAAGGAGATGACCATATCAGCCACACATGTGAAGAGGGAAAACCTTAGCTGGCGCATGCCTAATGGCGAATGCAAAAGGGTTTTCAGTCCAAAACCAGAGGCCACACTGAGCCGCCAAATGTCTGCCACATTACCACCTGGCCAATCCGCCACAAAGAGAAAAGACTGGCCTCACTCTGAGATGCCAGCCAGAAAGATCAAAGCTGACAAG AAATCAATGTCTGTTGAAGCGTCCGTGCCCAGCAAACCTGCTTTACCCTCCATGACTCCACAGGCCAAAAAGAGACCATGTTCTCCCCACTCAGATAGTTCACCTCAGAAGTTCAAAGCTTATGAGGAACTAACTCCAGGCACACAAGCCACCTGCTCCTCTACAGGTGCACCACTCA AGTCCGCCCACTGTCGAACTGTCCGACTTGCCTCCCGGCCCCACCAAGCCGACTGCCGTTGTGAAACACGCCATCAAATTTCAACTTATCAG ACATCCTCACATACAGTATTCATCCTGAGGTTCATGGAAGGCCCATTGTACAGCCGACGTTACAGAGCTGGAATATGGTCTCTATCTTTTCACCACAAGAGGGCAATGAAGCCTTTCTGCTGGCCTCTTCTTCAACCCTAG
- the LOC123978292 gene encoding poly(A) polymerase type 3-like isoform X5 — MNRCEYTSIATHFRLTRLFVLLTCLRSLIRFLRVKGRHSEMEGVPSKYPRSLCVATHPIQSQTSPFPDIPKWYGITGPISQDLPEEADLIQTRKVIDTLESYGVFEDNLELNHREKVVKRLETLYKEWLKEMSKRMNLPETMTENVGGKIFPFGSYRLGVHSKGAEIDALCVGPRFLERKDFFTSFFEKLKAHVEVKDIQAIEEAFVPVIKLSFYGIEIDLVFARLELKSIPENLDLLNDILLKDIDKRCIRSLNGYRVTEEILSLVPNIFNFRLALRAIKLWAKRRNIYSSILGFLGGVSWAILVARVCQAYPNATVSTLVNKFFKVFSMWAWPVPILLKRVEDRYFNLPIWDPTVNQRDRCHLMAIITPAYPQQNTTFNMSTSTLAIITEEIQQGHVITEEIQQKKADWSKLFETPDFFGKYKYYVLLQATSATEEQHNKWVSLVESKIRFLVGTLERNVHISLAHANLQSFPGSRKVNDKGGMSTMWLIGLNMEESKNMKINLTSDLLSFTNTIYSQAASSEMYEKEMTISATHVKRENLSWRMPNGECKRVFSPKPEATLSRQMSATLPPGQSATKRKDWPHSEMPARKIKADKKSMSVEASVPSKPALPSMTPQAKKRPCSPHSDSSPQKFKAYEELTPGTQATCSSTGAPLSEHPSPIVSSPSTKRPGASEPTKKFKFDLSPPTVELSDLPPGPTKPTAVVKHAIKFQLIRHPHIQYSS, encoded by the exons ATGAATCGGTGCGAATACACATCGATCGCGACGCACTTCAGGCTCACGCGTCTTTTTGTCCTGCTCACGTGCCTTCGTTCTCTGATTCGATTCTTAAGAGTGAAAGGACGACACAGTGAAATGGAAGGCGTTCCTTCCAAATATCCAAGGAGCCTGTGTGTTGCCACACA TCCAATTCAGAGCCAAACTTCACCATTCCCAGACATCCCCAAGTGGTATGGGATCACTGGTCCTATCAGCCAGGATCTGCCCGAAGAGGCTGACTTGATCCAGACCAGAAAAGTGATTGACACTCTGGAGTCATATGGTGTATTTGAGGACAACTTGGAGCTGAATCACAG AGAGAAGGTTGTCAAACGACTGGAGACACTTTATAAGGAGTGGCTCAAAGAAATGTCTAAAAGAATG aactTACCTGAAACGATGACAGAAAACGTCGGCGGTAAGATCTTCCCATTTGGCTCCTATCGTCTGGGAGTTCACTCAAAAG GTGCTGAAATTGATGCCCTCTGTGTCGGACCCAGATTTCTTGAGAGAAAAGACTTCTTCACATCCTTCTTTGAGAAGCTGAAGGCTCATGTGGAGGTCAAAGACATACAG GCCATTGAAGAGGCGTTTGTCCCTGTCATCAAACTGTCCTTTTATGGGATTGAG ATTGACTTAGTCTTTGCCCGGTTGGAGCTGAAGAGCATTCCTGAGAATCTGGACCTTCTTAATGACATCTTGTTGAAGGACATAGATAAACGCTGCATCAGGAGTCTCAATG GCTACAGAGTTACAGAGGAGATCCTCAGTCTTGtgccaaatatttttaatttcaggcTCGCTTTGAGAGCCATCAAGCTGTGGGCCAAAC GCCGTAATATTTACTCCAGCATTCTGGGCTTCTTGGGCGGTGTATCGTGGGCCATACTGGTAGCCAGAGTTTGTCAGGCGTACCCAAATGCCACAGTGTCCACGCTGGTGAACAAATTCTTCAAGGTCTTCTCAATGTG GGCATGGCCAGTCCCAATTCTCTTGAAGAGAGTAGAGGACCGCTACTTCAACCTTCCTATTTGGGATCCCACG GTTAATCAAAGAGACCGCTGCCACCTAATGGCCATTATCACCCCAGCATACCCACAGCAGAACACCACATTCAACATGTCTACCTCCACCTTAGCCATCATAACGGAAGAGATCCAACAGG GCCATGTCATCACTGAAGAAATACAGCAGAAAAAAGCAGACTGGTCCAAACTATTTGAAACACCAGACTTTTTTGGAAAGTACAA GTATTATGTTCTGCTGCAAGCAACTTCAGCTACAGAGGAGCAGCATAATAAATG GGTTAGCCTGGTGGAGTCTAAAATCAGATTTCTGGTTGGAACTCTGGAGAGAAATGTGCACATTTCTCTGGCCCATGCTAATCTGCAGTCCTTCCCTGGATCCAGGAAGGTCAATGACAA AGGGGGAATGAGCACAATGTGGCTGATTGGGCTTAATATGGAGGAGtctaaaaacatgaaaataaacctGACCTCCGACCTCCTATCCTTCACTAACACTA TCTACAGCCAGGCAGCGAGCTCTGAGATGTATGAAAAGGAGATGACCATATCAGCCACACATGTGAAGAGGGAAAACCTTAGCTGGCGCATGCCTAATGGCGAATGCAAAAGGGTTTTCAGTCCAAAACCAGAGGCCACACTGAGCCGCCAAATGTCTGCCACATTACCACCTGGCCAATCCGCCACAAAGAGAAAAGACTGGCCTCACTCTGAGATGCCAGCCAGAAAGATCAAAGCTGACAAG AAATCAATGTCTGTTGAAGCGTCCGTGCCCAGCAAACCTGCTTTACCCTCCATGACTCCACAGGCCAAAAAGAGACCATGTTCTCCCCACTCAGATAGTTCACCTCAGAAGTTCAAAGCTTATGAGGAACTAACTCCAGGCACACAAGCCACCTGCTCCTCTACAGGTGCACCACTCAGTGAGCATCCGTCTCCCATTGTGAGCTCACCAAGCACCAAGAGACCTGGCGCTTCTGAGCCAACCAAGAAGTTCAAATTTGACCTG AGTCCGCCCACTGTCGAACTGTCCGACTTGCCTCCCGGCCCCACCAAGCCGACTGCCGTTGTGAAACACGCCATCAAATTTCAACTTATCAG ACATCCTCACATACAGTATTCATCCTGA
- the LOC123978292 gene encoding poly(A) polymerase type 3-like isoform X11: MNRCEYTSIATHFRLTRLFVLLTCLRSLIRFLRVKGRHSEMEGVPSKYPRSLCVATHPIQSQTSPFPDIPKWYGITGPISQDLPEEADLIQTRKVIDTLESYGVFEDNLELNHREKVVKRLETLYKEWLKEMSKRMNLPETMTENVGGKIFPFGSYRLGVHSKGAEIDALCVGPRFLERKDFFTSFFEKLKAHVEVKDIQAIEEAFVPVIKLSFYGIEIDLVFARLELKSIPENLDLLNDILLKDIDKRCIRSLNGYRVTEEILSLVPNIFNFRLALRAIKLWAKRRNIYSSILGFLGGVSWAILVARVCQAYPNATVSTLVNKFFKVFSMWAWPVPILLKRVEDRYFNLPIWDPTVNQRDRCHLMAIITPAYPQQNTTFNMSTSTLAIITEEIQQGHVITEEIQQKKADWSKLFETPDFFGKYKYYVLLQATSATEEQHNKWVSLVESKIRFLVGTLERNVHISLAHANLQSFPGSRKVNDKGGMSTMWLIGLNMEESKNMKINLTSDLLSFTNTIYSQAASSEMYEKEMTISATHVKRENLSWRMPNGECKRVFSPKPEATLSRQMSATLPPGQSATKRKDWPHSEMPARKIKADKSPPTVELSDLPPGPTKPTAVVKHAIKFQLIRHPHIQYSS, encoded by the exons ATGAATCGGTGCGAATACACATCGATCGCGACGCACTTCAGGCTCACGCGTCTTTTTGTCCTGCTCACGTGCCTTCGTTCTCTGATTCGATTCTTAAGAGTGAAAGGACGACACAGTGAAATGGAAGGCGTTCCTTCCAAATATCCAAGGAGCCTGTGTGTTGCCACACA TCCAATTCAGAGCCAAACTTCACCATTCCCAGACATCCCCAAGTGGTATGGGATCACTGGTCCTATCAGCCAGGATCTGCCCGAAGAGGCTGACTTGATCCAGACCAGAAAAGTGATTGACACTCTGGAGTCATATGGTGTATTTGAGGACAACTTGGAGCTGAATCACAG AGAGAAGGTTGTCAAACGACTGGAGACACTTTATAAGGAGTGGCTCAAAGAAATGTCTAAAAGAATG aactTACCTGAAACGATGACAGAAAACGTCGGCGGTAAGATCTTCCCATTTGGCTCCTATCGTCTGGGAGTTCACTCAAAAG GTGCTGAAATTGATGCCCTCTGTGTCGGACCCAGATTTCTTGAGAGAAAAGACTTCTTCACATCCTTCTTTGAGAAGCTGAAGGCTCATGTGGAGGTCAAAGACATACAG GCCATTGAAGAGGCGTTTGTCCCTGTCATCAAACTGTCCTTTTATGGGATTGAG ATTGACTTAGTCTTTGCCCGGTTGGAGCTGAAGAGCATTCCTGAGAATCTGGACCTTCTTAATGACATCTTGTTGAAGGACATAGATAAACGCTGCATCAGGAGTCTCAATG GCTACAGAGTTACAGAGGAGATCCTCAGTCTTGtgccaaatatttttaatttcaggcTCGCTTTGAGAGCCATCAAGCTGTGGGCCAAAC GCCGTAATATTTACTCCAGCATTCTGGGCTTCTTGGGCGGTGTATCGTGGGCCATACTGGTAGCCAGAGTTTGTCAGGCGTACCCAAATGCCACAGTGTCCACGCTGGTGAACAAATTCTTCAAGGTCTTCTCAATGTG GGCATGGCCAGTCCCAATTCTCTTGAAGAGAGTAGAGGACCGCTACTTCAACCTTCCTATTTGGGATCCCACG GTTAATCAAAGAGACCGCTGCCACCTAATGGCCATTATCACCCCAGCATACCCACAGCAGAACACCACATTCAACATGTCTACCTCCACCTTAGCCATCATAACGGAAGAGATCCAACAGG GCCATGTCATCACTGAAGAAATACAGCAGAAAAAAGCAGACTGGTCCAAACTATTTGAAACACCAGACTTTTTTGGAAAGTACAA GTATTATGTTCTGCTGCAAGCAACTTCAGCTACAGAGGAGCAGCATAATAAATG GGTTAGCCTGGTGGAGTCTAAAATCAGATTTCTGGTTGGAACTCTGGAGAGAAATGTGCACATTTCTCTGGCCCATGCTAATCTGCAGTCCTTCCCTGGATCCAGGAAGGTCAATGACAA AGGGGGAATGAGCACAATGTGGCTGATTGGGCTTAATATGGAGGAGtctaaaaacatgaaaataaacctGACCTCCGACCTCCTATCCTTCACTAACACTA TCTACAGCCAGGCAGCGAGCTCTGAGATGTATGAAAAGGAGATGACCATATCAGCCACACATGTGAAGAGGGAAAACCTTAGCTGGCGCATGCCTAATGGCGAATGCAAAAGGGTTTTCAGTCCAAAACCAGAGGCCACACTGAGCCGCCAAATGTCTGCCACATTACCACCTGGCCAATCCGCCACAAAGAGAAAAGACTGGCCTCACTCTGAGATGCCAGCCAGAAAGATCAAAGCTGACAAG AGTCCGCCCACTGTCGAACTGTCCGACTTGCCTCCCGGCCCCACCAAGCCGACTGCCGTTGTGAAACACGCCATCAAATTTCAACTTATCAG ACATCCTCACATACAGTATTCATCCTGA